The sequence ACTCCTGTCCCACACAACTAATAACAAGCCTTTTTATTTCTAGCAAATTACCTTCCACATTTATTTGTAATGTTGCTTATTGAATCCAGTTTGTTAATAAGGACTATGATTTGGTAGAATTCTTTGTAGAATTTTTGCCAGTAGAAGCCAGATACCCAACCTATatcaaataatttattatgtcAATCCACAGCTGTAGGGAATTTTTTTTGTCTCAGTTCAGTCAGTACATTATGCTAAACCAAATCGTGGTTTAGCATGAACACAGATTCTTGGAGCCATCATAACTGCTGCACTCCTTTGGTTCTGCTGCTAGCATGCTGCCCAGGGCTAAGCCATATTTTGGTTTAGCATGCTGTCTAAAtgcaggctcatggtttgtcttctCCAAACAAACTAAGCTGTAAACCAAGAACATACCTTaattacagctcatggtttgcccTAGAGCAAGACAAAGTACAAGCTCTGGTTTGGACAACATGCTAAGCAAAACCATGGCTTAGGCCAGAAACTGCAGTAGCAGCAGCCATGAACTCCTCTCGAGGGACCTGCTCAGTCATGGTTTAAGTAATAATACTTCAGCTCTTTTGGTAATGTGTTAAATGAGCTTAGGTTGAGATTTCAATTAACTAGTTGCAACCTAATTTTACGCAGCCTTATTATAAAGACACAGACATAATcgtctttgaagcattttattGGCATAGAATTTCATAAACTGCTGTTTCCCCTAGTGTAATTAACTACATCTTCACATACAAAATTTTACAAATACATCAAGTGTCCTTCAAGTGTTTAGAAGAAGCACCATCATAAATAAAATTTTGATGGAGAATAGAAACTTACTGCCAGAGTAAACAGATGAATTGCTGAAAAACAAGATCAGGCCACACAGACAAACAGCATGGAGTTTGGCACACGGAGGGCTGCTTCACATAGTAGGATTTAACCCACACATTAAAGCAGCCACTCATATTATTCAGCCTTGAGTCACGTAATACATGGTTGCCTCTCACATTAGAGGAAGGGTTATAATTTAGCTTACATCACGGCAaatagattcctgcatttcaattAAGTTTCATTGCTATGATGCATAAGCAACTTTCTTCTGCTTATTCGGTTAGATCAGCCCAGTCTAATCTAGGACAGATCTACAATTCACTCTAGTATGGAAAGTATACTCAACCTAGGACATCATCTAAGCAATAGCCTAGCTGAAAAAAAGAAGTAGACATTTCTGCAAGGCACATTTTCTGGTTCTTGGTGACTCGCTAAAGCAGCTTTTGAATATCATCCTGGATCTTGATGGTTTCAAAACGCCTGCTGTAACGCTTGAAAGGCACTCCATCACGGCTTATGAGGAACTTCTCAAAATTCCATGCGATGTCACTGCGACACACCGGGGACCAGATGATGAACTGTGGGTTGGTCATCAGAGACACGGGGTCATCATGTGGAAAGGGCAACTCTTTCTTCAGGAATTTGAAGAGTGGGTGAGCGTTTTCCCCATTCACCTCACACTTCTCAAAGACACTGAAGTTGGGCTCATACCCATTGCCTGGGCGGACATACTTTAGTGAATTCAGGATCTCCTCGTTGGTGGAATTTTCCTgtaaaaaggagagagaagatATATGCTTAGTTCCAAATGTCAGTACAAGGTGTAGCAAACAACCACAGCAGCACCAACCAGGCTACTGACTTCTGCTTTATGTGACATTTTCTTTTGCTTCACCAACCCCTTCACCATGACGATAGCAGCTTTGCAGAGAGAAAGATTTGTCTTCTTGCAAAAACACTGGGCAAAAACATTCCCTTCTGTCGCAACTTGCTACTTGTTACAGTATCTTAGTTTAGTTCAGCAAACATATGGAGATTAAAGTTATGGAGAAAAGCAAGTTTTACCTACCAGTTCTataaactgctctgctgcagttGCAAGGAGTTAGTAGGATCTGAAACTTCAAGTTCCTCATTGAAAGTAACATTTACAGAACAAATAATTTCTTCCTCAAACATAAGTCAACTGATATTCCCTAGCATATTGCCCAATCAGTGACAGACATTTTGGGGTAGTGCTGTGGATGTCTCTTGACAAATAACAGAAGGTCTTAAATAACTgggcaggaggggtggggaatgaaGCAATAAAAAGCACTTCCAATTATTTCCAATTTAAGCCCTTACAAGCAGATTGTGATGTTGCCACACAGTTTAGGCAAGTACCCTAATTGGAAGTTTGTGCATAAGGGTTTAGATGTGCAATCAAAATGCACAGTTCAGCTTTGTACACTTTGACTATGCAAACTGCTTCATCCCCTGCCCCATCTTGAGTACCCCACTGCTTTTTGTCCCATTCAGAGAAATACTACTTCAAGCCTCAATTCATGTAACACTAATATGTCCCTGCTGCACACTGCCTCCAAGGTGTGGCTGGGAACTGAAATTTTACAACACCCTTATCAATTCTGGTGAAGCAGGTATTTGTACATGCCAGTATCAGCAACCCTCAGTCTGTCTTCTGCCATGATTTGACCTAGTCCTAGACCTTTTGGATTGCATGCAACAAAATTATCCTGATAGCACGAGGACttccttccacttgtgcaacaagcTTTCCTCTTCCACTCCTTGTGTGCCCCCCCCATCTGCTCTGGACTGTTGGGGAGCCTCCAGAACAGACTGGAGTCAAGGGAATAGGATTTCCTATTGTATGCCAGGTAGGGTTTGAAAAACAAGAAGCTTATTTATACCCCCTACTGAGCAAGATCGGTCAAAATGACTGAGCCAGTAAGTATTGTAAGAGCACAGCTGCTTTATTAGTTTCACGGAGGTAGAGTAGCCATCCTCTGAGCCAGCTACTTGGTTGAAAACTGCAGACTTCCAAGCCTTACCAAACTATCACCTCCCAATCCACATGCTCCAAATTACGATGGTAAAATGCATGTTTCAATTCCTGAATTTGACTATCTGCTCCCACAACAAGAGGAGCAACTGGTCTATGCAGCCTTCCCCACTTTGTTTCTTGGTGTACAAAGTTTCCACTCAAATCTGGAGAATACATTTATAGTATGAATATACCACTTAAAAGTCATGGAGAATCCCGAGAACTGTCAATTGGGAAATGTAGCTTTGCAAGagcagcacccttaaactacagttcccagtattctccTTGACTGCTGAAGCGGTACAGTAGCACTTTAAATGAAGTTCCAAATGCTGCCGTTCTCAAAAGAGGTAGCTGTAGCTGGTTCAGTCACAACCACCATCCTCTTTTCCACTTCACACAAGTGGAGATGCACGGAAATGGCGGCATTTGAGTGAGTGAGTGGGAAGGAAGCCATTACGCAGTTTAGCTTGTGAGCAGACAGGGGAAACTGGTAAGGTTGTAAAAGCAGCAGCCACATGTCTACAGCACAACTTGTAGGGTGATCTCTCTGCTGGAAAATGTAACAAAGCCTtgcttcctctctcccctccacaaTCACCCAACAAGGTGCTGACTTGAGATGCAGAGCAACTGGGTTAAGTGTCTCCTCGGGgcacgattcccccccccccgctatcaATGCCCCAAGGGGCTCTTGCTAACCTTTCCTGTGGTCGGCAGGCATAAagccagcttggggggggggattcctcaTCGAAGCACTCTTATGCCCAGATAAGAGCCTGTAAAGCAAGCCGGGGGGGATGTTGTGGCGATACGGAAGGCATCAGTTTCAGCATCTGGGAAGGCGCGGTTCTTATCACAGAGAAGGCAGGGGTGGCTGGGAGCCGTGATAGAGCTTACAGGAACTAGGTTCACCCCCGCTCCATCGAGAGCAAGAGAGAAAATAAAGCTTCTGGCCATGTGCAGAGTGcgctctttccttcctcctccctccccttcctatAAACCTAGGACTGAGAAGCCTCCACACAAAGCAGCCCCCGCCCCCCATAAAAAGACCTACAAGCCGACTTGGGAGCTTGTGTCGCCCAAGGGCGCCTCGTTCCCTACGCAGCAGGGAAAGCTCCCAAGGGGAAGgtctcgtcctcctcctcctcgcccgccGCGCCCCCTCGACGGCGGCTACGGTACCTGGTGGCCGAATTGGTTGCACGGGAAGGCGAGCACCGTGAGCCCCTGAGGCCCAAAGCGCTGCTGGAGCTCTCGGAACTGCGTGAAGTCCCGGCTCGTGGTGCCTCAGAGGGAAGCCACGTTGGAGACCA comes from Podarcis raffonei isolate rPodRaf1 chromosome 2, rPodRaf1.pri, whole genome shotgun sequence and encodes:
- the GPX1 gene encoding glutathione peroxidase 1, translating into MARWAELLGLLKRAGGALGPRTCSASSMARSMAGASLSSLAGVLVRPLGGGEPVDLGSLLGRVVLVSNVASLUGTTSRDFTQFRELQQRFGPQGLTVLAFPCNQFGHQENSTNEEILNSLKYVRPGNGYEPNFSVFEKCEVNGENAHPLFKFLKKELPFPHDDPVSLMTNPQFIIWSPVCRSDIAWNFEKFLISRDGVPFKRYSRRFETIKIQDDIQKLL